In the Scylla paramamosain isolate STU-SP2022 unplaced genomic scaffold, ASM3559412v1 Contig1, whole genome shotgun sequence genome, aatttTGAGAGACTAGGCTtcgatagacagacggacaaataaatgtatcagaaaaaggaaaagtttacagaaaaaaaaaaaaaaagataaatatatatagacataCAGAGCTGAACATAGACGCAAtagaaataacgaaaaacagagaaatacgAAACATACCAGCAGACATAAGAAAGGTCCAACAAGAATATAGACAAACAGTATAATGTAAATGATGTTAATATGGAGccaatcattattatatttgtaAATAACTTGTtaattttgagtggttttctgTGTAGGTCAttaaaatgtaagaaagatTGTTATTTGTATTCGTTCACATGTATCCCTATGTTTAATGATACgttaggaaggagaaaagaaagaaaatagaataattatTAAATATATATGATGTTTTACGAGATATTAAGGAACATTAGTCACATTCAAGTAATTACAatgtgtgaaggagaaaaatatgaatataaacatgaaataaatatgatacATTATGAACTTTtaaacaatacgaaaaaaaaaaaagatgtataaatagagaggaaaaaaaaagagccttagtaaaaattattatgatacattaagaagaaaagaaaagaagaatcacAAGGAAAGTTATGATATGTtgtgaaatgataataataattgtaataataataataataataataataataataataataataataataataataataataacaataataataataatataattgtagtaataataataataataataataataataataataataataataataataataatgataacaacaacaacaacaacaacaacaacaacaacaacaataataataatattgataataataataataataataataataataataataataataatattaataataataataaaaatttaggCTCGTGGGTATGAGGTTTTTACCCAtaataaaagatataaaaaggaaaaaaaataaattaattaaagtagccacaataaaaggagaaaaagaagaaaagtttcaacaaaataaccacaaattaataaaaagaatgagaaaaagagaggaaaaaaaaatacagcaataAATAATTTAGGCTCGTGGATGTGAGGATCATGCGAATTTAGTATAGCTTCCACTGCCCACGTGGGAGGATGTCGCGCTGTCCCGTTAGCCTGGCCACACCAATCACGGCCCGCAGGTGTCTCTTGGAGGTGTAGCCGGAACAACGAAGTGATGAAGAAGTGTAAcagtgaaaaagaaacaagagatgaaggaagtaagaagCTAAAGTGACGAAAAAGGtaagtattatttatttatttattttttctgatacAGGCTGAGGAGAGATTAGGTGTGGCGGGCCAGACCAAGATGgcggcgaggtggtggtggtggtggtaatcctCGCTATTAGTACTTTTTCGcatcttttattccctttgcGTGAGTTTGACTGCCGGAATTACTTGTATTAATGTATCAGTTTACTGCTAGTGGCGTACAAAACAGGTATATAAGATTAGTTAGGCTGTGAAGAGAGATAAGCGGTGACGCGGCAGACCAAGATGGCggcgaggtggtgatggtggtggcaaaCTCCGCTGTTAGTAATTTTTCGcatcttttattccctttgcGTGAGTTTGAGTGCTCGAGTTACTTGTATTAATGTACCAGCTTACTGTTAGTGACAAAGAATCCTGCTATATAATGTTATTTAGGCTGTGAGGAGAGATAAGCGGTGACGGAGCAGACCAAAATGGCggcgaggtggtgatggtggtagtaatctCCGCTGTTTGTACTTTTTCGcatcttttattccctttgcGTGAGTTTGAGTGCTCGAATTACTTGTATTAATGTACCAGCTTACTGTTAGTGACAAAGAATCCTAGTATATAAAGGTTAATTAGGCTGTGAGGAGAGATAAGCGGTGACGGAGCAGACCAAGATGGCGGcgaggtggtgacggtggtagtaATCTCCGCTGTTAATACTTTTTTGcatcttttattccctttgcGTGAGTTTGAGTACTTGAATTACTTGTATTAATGTACCAGCTTACTGTTAGTGACAAAGAATCCTGCTATATAAGGTTAATTAGGCTGTGAGGAGAGATAAGCGGTGTATAATATTTTTGTCTTGAAGTATGTATTgtcgaaaaagaaaagtaatttaagtaagtttttttcatttagttttgTGCCTCAGAGTCTCTTAAGtaacaggaaaatgaaataaaatgaaagatacaaagaaataaTCGAAAAATCCATGTGTATTTTTGTCTTGCATTTTGTGTGCATGTAATCGTTCAGTCATTTATTTACATGCTTACGTCATACTTCTTACTTAAGTTATTTACTgtcgaaaaagaagaaaaaatatgttCTCTTTAAGATGTATTCAGAAACAGCGCCTCTCCTCCGCTACGTTTTAATTCAAGGCTCCGTTCTAAGTTCTGTGtgattttaagtgtgttttcatggttctagtgacagagcattaacacgatttctacgTGTtgacaaggtttttttttttcgtttttaacaagagaaacattgaatgacagattaatgagatttctacattattaactggggAAACACTTAGTGActcgggtttttaagggtgtttttaaggttctagtgacagattaacatgatttctacattataatcatgaaaaacaattatcattattattattattattattattattattattattattattattattattattactattattgttattgtcattctttttatttagaaagggaaaagaaaaaatagatgtaaATAGGATATATAGAAATTgtacgtcttcttcttcttcttcttcctcttcttcttcttcatcttcttcttcttcttcttcttcttcttcttcttcttcttcttcttcttcttcttcttttttgttcagTTTGTCTTATAAAAATCTAGTTTTCTATGATAGAAGTTTTTATCAAAGAGGATGTAagataaatttctctctctctctctctctctctctctctctctctctctctctctctctctctctctctctctctctctctctctctctctaaggatcgctaattacttattattattattattattattattattattattattattattattattattattattattattatcattattattgttgttgttattattattattattgttgtttttattgttgttgtttttattgttgttgttattgttgttgttgttgtttgcattTACTTTGAAGAtacacatcagagagagagagagagagagagagagagagagagagagagagagagagagagagagtgccaaatCTACCCACAACAGCGCCGTCTTTGGCCCAGTGCCGCAGTGCCAAGCTTGTAGTGAAGAGTGCCGCGTGTGTCTGCccgggtgtggagagagagagagagagagagagagagagagagagagagagagagagagagagagagagagagagagagagagagagagtttgtgtgtttgtgtgtttgtttgttcggtTGTTTGTTAGGCTGTGTTTTTTACCAAGTGtgcgcaggaaaaaaaaagtgtattttgtgtgtgtgtgtgtgtatgtgtgtgtgtgtgtgtgtgtgtgtgtgaaattgtagttgtgtggtagtagtagtagtaatagtagtagtagtagtagttgttgttgtttttgttgttgttgttggcgtgtatgtagagagagagagagagagagagagagagagagagagagagagagagagagagagagaccatgaagTACTTTGCTAAACCATTACATAAGGTGAGtacaaagagagggagagagagagagagagagagagagagagagagagagagagagagagagagggggggacttTGTACCACGTGACATCATAAATCAAACAAaccataacaaaacaaaacaaaccaaagtaaaacaatgaaacaaacacgtgacaaacaaacaaacaaacaaacaaacaaagaaagtaaaatTCAAGTATTGCCAAAATtcacacaaacaaacgaacaaacaaacgatATCTggcgagaaggaagaatttaacccctcctcctcctcctcctcctcctcctcctcctcctcctcctcctcctcctcctctattctattttctttctaaatGTTTTCGTtgaactttttttctccttctaatctttcctcttcttcctcttcttgtcttcctcctcttcctcattcttttttttcttcattgtttctttctttcattcattcattctttctttttgtttatcttatctattgcaatttcttatattttttcttttatttatttgttatctaTTACATTTAATCGtttattgtgattttttctttttttcttccttccttcctcttatgacagcttaggttaggtgtgtggtggtgacagctgtgtgtggtggtgacaggtgtgtgATGACAGGTGCAAATACATGATGGTGACAGGTGTATAGTGATTAAAGGTGTGTCTAATaatgacaggtgtgtggtgatgacagGTGTGGTGATGCCTTCTCTCTCAGCAGGTGTGTGGCAAGCAATGTTTCGTGGTGgtgaacgtggtggtggtggcggccaacTTGTGTCTAGGCCTGGTGGTGAATATGGCCttcctgtcatcaccatcaccatcaccactcaccaccagtcTGGCAGCCCCGGATAACCTCACTACCTTGGTGGGTATTgctgacctaacttaacttaacccaacttaacctaatctaactttaccaaacttaatgtaacctaatgtagcctaacctaacctaacctaacctaacctaatctaatctgagcttatctaacctagcctaacctaacctaacctaacatactactactactactactactactactactactactactactactactactactactactactactactactactggtgggTACTTgtgttcagtcagtcagtcagtcagtcagtcagtcaactagtcagccagtcagccagtcagccattcactccttccctccctccctcccttacttttccactcatccactcatccactcacttaCCCgctcacttcccctcctcccttcttcacacTCCCCCACTCTCCCACAGATGGGGTCTGGCGGCACAGTCCCTGCAGCGTACGGTCTCAGCGACGCTTCTGGAAATTTCACTTCCCACGCCTTTGTCTGGGCAGGGCGGGCGTGGCAGGAGACAACAGGTGCGGCGCAGGTGTGTCTAGCCACCCACGCCTCCACACAGCACCTCCACTGGATCgctacgcacgcacgcaggtgGAGCGGCCCCATATCTGTTGCTGTTTACGTTGCTGGACGCGAATATGTCATTGCCGCGGGGATGGTATCGTATCTCCGCCAGTGTGTGGATGGTGTGGAAGCCCGCGTGTCATTCCACCTTGTCCACCCACGAGGGCACCCACCGGAGTCCACCAGGAGCCTTCCACCGGTCGTGACATGCGGGGAGGCTGAAGAAGTGAACCGCAtaatggtggcagcggtgggattgaCTCCGCAGCGGTATCCACGCTACCCGCAGAACCTCCTCCGTAACATGGCGTGGAGGGCGTGCCACACTCCACACGTGTTCAATGTCGATGTGGATATGATACCAGTGCCGGCAATGTACCCGCGTCTGTCTGATTTCCTGGCGTCGCGGGTGGTGTGTGGCCGCTGCGCCTTTGTGGTGCCTGTTTATGAAGTCAGCAGTAAGGTGTCCGAGCCGCCCCGGGACAAGATGGCGCTGCTGAGGCTCCTGCTGAGTGGGAAGGCAAGGCGGTTTCATTTAaaggtcaggagagagagagagagagagagagagagagagagagagagagagagagagagagagagagagagagagagagagatgcatataTGTTTTCTTGCAATATAAACACATATATGAATCAAAATTCAAGCtttctacatacacacacacacacacacacacacacacacacacacacacacacacacacacacacacacacacacacacacacacacacgcacacacacacacacacaccacacacacacacacacacacacacacacacacacacacacacacacacacacattcctttaaacaatctcttcttttatacatctaatcttcttttgttctacacacacacacacacacacacacacacagctgtacaaataaatctttctctctttttttgtctgaaTCTTATCATATCTTCACACACAGTtaagtctttctttttatatatatatatatatatttatttatttttaacttccTCGATCTTTTGCTCTGAAACACACTTCAACaaatctttctctgttttttttttctttttaccgtcAATCTTttcaaacaccaaaacacaacaaaacacactccACAAGACaccaaaaacacaataaaataaatcacaacacaccaaaaacacacaaaaaaaacacaagaaaacgcaacaaaacacacacaccaaacacacaacaaaacacaccaaaacattcaCGGCAAAACACACTAAACCACACCAAagcacaccacccacacacacccaaaacacaccaaacacgcccaaaacacttcaaaaacacaccaaaacacaaacactttaaaaacatctcagaaacactccaaaaacacaccaaaaacacccttccacacaaaaaaaaaaacacaaaaaaacacccaaacacatcaaaaacactcaaaacacactcaaaatacactcaaaacacattcaaaacaccccaaaacaccaccactaccaccactaccaccaccactattactactaccactactactactactactactactacaggtgtACCAGAAGAACCAGGGCAACTCCCACTTAGAACACTGGGAGGTGGAGAGACTGTCCATGTTTACCCAGTCTCAGCCCTTCTCGGTTCTCTTCAACATTTCAACCTATGAGGAATTCTGGGAACCTGTGTTAATCTTACCCAGAGGATCGCCGCCCTTTGATGAGAGATTCATTGGTTATGGGTTCACCAGGAGCAgtcaggtgtgtgtttgtgattttgTAATGAGTTTGGCTTGTTGGAAAGGTGATTGTGTGTCTTCAGggtgatttgtttatttgtttgtttattttttgggaTGGGATGAGAAGTATGTCTTgaatttgttgattttttttgttttttgtttgtttgtttgttttattttatgtttttttgtttttttctcttgatttttctttgtttttttttgtctgtttcgtGAAGtttacgtttgtttgtttgtttgtctgtttggaAAGTTTGAAATTACTGTATAAGATGAttttttatactactactactactactactactactactactactactactactactactactactactactgcaggttTATGAGCTTCACGTGCGCGGGTTTCACTTTGGCGTGCTGGACGAGGCGTTCCCTAACTCACCTTGGGTTCCAGACTACTGCCACCTACACATCCACCCGCTTTGCCCAGATTgaggtgcgtgcgtgtgtgtgtgtgtgtgtgtgtgtgtgtgtgtgtgtgtgtgtgtgtgtgtgtgtgtgtgtgtgtgtgtgtgtgtgtgtgtgtgtgtatcagtccttccctccttcatatattgcctctttcacctcttctctgtatatttttaaaggtctttcttccttatcctctacGGAAAGCATCTGTATCACCATTCCTGTCACCACCCATCTCTGTCACCACCCATCACTATATCTGTCAGTATCTCACCATCGTCTCTTCCTTCACAGATCAACCATATTCGCTACCAGATGTTTAAGAAAGAGCTACACGCGAGACTAGGCCTTCCACAGCCCCCGCCACTCAGCGCCCCCGCCTCCCGTGTTGCCGCGCGCATAAGATTAATGCTGAAGGGAGCGAACTCAGAGGGACCGTGAGACTAGAGAGGCGTGGCTGTGATTGGGCAgtgaaggttaggtttggtttggtttcgtggtagtggtggtggtggtggttgttgttgttgttgttttgtaatttGGTTGTAatttttagtggtggtggtggtggtggttgttgttgttgttattattaagtgttattgttgttgttgttagattGTTACGGtgaatgagtagtagtagtagtagttattattgttattattgttattattatcattattattattattattattattattattattattattattattattattattattattattgttattaatttcaTAGGTacgtaaatagagagagagagagagagagagagagagagagagagagagagagagagagagagagagagagagagcatttcacTGTTTGAATATACGCTTTTCAATAAAGAATtaattgaataaaaataaaatatatcttttctccctcgtgtgtgtgtgtgtgtgtgtgtgtgtgtgtgtgtgtgtgtgtgtgtgtgtgtgtgtgtgttcaccctTGTACACCTCCTTTTGCAGTCATGTttgattaaagagagagaaagaaaaagagagagagagagatgactgcaccctccctttcctctccctcccttctctcccttccttaaccaccgaagaagaagaagaataagacgaagaagaagaagaagaagaagaaggttggtgagtgtttctttattattattattattattattattattattattattattattattattattattattattttcttctttcttcttcttcttcttcttcttcttcttcttcttcttcttcttcttcttcttctttttcttcttcttcttcttcttattattattattatgtactgCCATTATTATTCTgattattccacacacacacacacacacacacacacacacacacacacacacacacacacacacacacacacacacacacacacacacacacacacacacacacacacacacacacacacacacacacattaaacacACAGATCTACACATACATTTATTGAAATATTTTATAGCATAACAGATacgtaaaacagagagagagagagagagagagagagagagagaggagagagagagagagagagagagagagagagagagagagaatgcccacTGTTTAAATGCCTAAATCTAtctttggggaaaaaaaaaagcttgaataaaataaacgatgaaagaaaaaatgaaagaaaataaaaaatagaagaaga is a window encoding:
- the LOC135095704 gene encoding LOW QUALITY PROTEIN: beta-1,4-glucuronyltransferase 1-like (The sequence of the model RefSeq protein was modified relative to this genomic sequence to represent the inferred CDS: deleted 1 base in 1 codon), which gives rise to MKYFAKPLHKQVCGKQCFVVVNVVVVAANLCLGLVVNMAFLSSPSPSPLTTSLAAPDNLTTLMGSGGTVPAAYGLSDASGNFTSHAFVWAGRAWQETTGAAQVCLATHASTQHLHWIATHARRWSGPISVAVYVAGREYVIAAGMVSYLRQCVDGVEARVSFHLVHPRGHPPESTRSLPPVVTCGEAEEVNRIMVAAVGLTPQRYPRYPQNLLRNMAWRACHTPHVFNVDVDMIPVPAMYPRLSDFLASRVVCGRCAFVVPVYEVSSKVSEPPRDKMALLRLLLSGKARRFHLKVYQKNQGNSHLEHWEVERLSMFTQSQPFSVLFNISTYEEFWEPVLILPRGSPPFDERFIGYGFTRSSQVYELHVRGFHFGVLDEAFLTHLGFQTTATYTSTRFAQIEINHIRYQMFKKELHARLGLPQPPPLSAPASRVAARIRLMLKGANSEGPFLHEAVSSGKRRATDPASTMSHASVSMYAAEAACLCPVPATGAAQGEAETTLGSPSPA